A window of Benincasa hispida cultivar B227 chromosome 9, ASM972705v1, whole genome shotgun sequence genomic DNA:
AGAGACGACCGGAACTCCGCCGGTAATCACACTTCCGACGCCGCCGCCGGCGGTTCGTTTCTCGCCGTCAATGACGATCCATTGACGGCACTGACGCTCGCTACTCCTGGAATGGTTGCCGGTGGTGAGGTGGTGCCGGAGTCCGACCGCCGGAGTGAGAGTCTGCCTGCCGGATTCTGGGAAGTGATGAAGGACGTTGTAGCGAGAGAAGTGAGAGAGTACATGACGACGACGTTTTCGGAAAATCCGGGATTTCGTTAAAATCTAAAGGGCTAATAtgtaaatttacaatttaattatggattttaatgtctcgTTAAATTCTATATTATTTTTGGGATAAAAATTGGTGGCGGCTCTTTTAGAAAAGTTGTGTGCGTCACAGCCTGTCACAAACGCAAACGGTCACCGTTTATTCTTTGGGGTTAAAGTAGGGGAAAAAAAggatcctttttctttttaagaaattttGCAACTTGTTTGAAACACAAGAGACCAACCAGTGAATGCCACGTCGACATGCACTTGCAAGTGGTGAGTGTTGCTTTTGTTTGCTCTCCTTTGGTCCTCATTCACTCATGCAAACCATGCAAAAATTATGTGCAAATATAttaaaagcttttttttttttctgaaacaagaataaaaagtttatatattataaatttattgttttttttatttttatttttttgagcaTATTGGTCCATGTAATTTATGTAGTTCAAATGGtttcaaattatatttgaattcatATACGAGGCAGATCGTTCTTCAAGTTAGAGGTAgtgtaaaatatgttttttttttttcagttccACAATTGTAGAGTCGATattatcaaattatatttacatttgtaatgacaattaattaatattattcaataaattatttttgaattgaCAAGTTATATATTAATGCaataaagttgaaattaaagAATATTATGGATGAGTATATCTAATGCTTAAcctctatgttttttttttttaaacaaacttAACCAATATGTTAATATAGCTAATACCtacttaattaatatattacTTTATGACCAATAATGAAGTGTAGTTTAGGTTGTACATAATCTCATGTTGTCATGCATCTATATTTTATAGAtagtaaaaaaaagtaataataaaaaaaatcaattttttttttttaaaaaaactaccaCTTGACAAGTTTTTATTAGGTCAAATTAGATTACAAAATAGATGGGTGCAATCCGAcgcttgttttttttcttaactttaagagcatagttcaactaacataaaatttgtactaaaaagaaattaacataAATCTTAAACTATTAAATtagtgttcatttttttttttcacatgaaCTATCAAGAATAAAACCTAAAgcagaaaaatggtaaattttgtATAGTAAAAAAGGGTAAATTTTGTGGAGTTGTTTGTCCTAATTGTGATTAACTTTCTCCCAACATGGTTGAGTGGtctattatttttgttaattcgAAGTTAAGTAACTTGTGTGATTGAAAATGAaaaccaacaacaacaataaaaataagaacTTTATAAGAtgttacttttttcttttatctctctTTTTCCTACTTTATGATAAAAGAGCAGATCAACTATCAAGAACGCCAGTTTTGATTTTTGCAAATTAATGGGTCAGCAGAGAGATGTTTTTGTGggcaaaaaagtaaaaatagaaagaaacaaaaaaataattgtattttaaaattttatagttAGTTAatcctaattttaaataaaagtaacAAAAAGCATTTTGTAGTTTTGGCGTAGCCAATCGTAGTATTTgatttttggcaaaaaaaaaaaaaaaaaaaaaaaaaaaaaaagattatatataaaccaaaagggaaaaatgaaggaaaaattaGAGTgtatttggaatacattttcaaagtGTTTAActcaaaaaataagtcattttcaaagaaattagagtgtTAGATAACCTGTCAAAATAGTAAGTATATTTTAATCCCTTTTTATCTagagtgtttaaataaaaatgatttttttaaaaacacttttctCAAGTGAATTCTTCGTTCATTTCTAAGTGTGAAGTACAACAAGCATTATATACATGTAGAATTGTAACAACCAAACAAATCTAcctataacaattgtaacaaaaTCTAAATCCCAACTTGCAGATATCCAACATAGATTTAAGAAAGTTATGGAtcattattaaaagaaaaggcATGTGtctttgattttaaatcatccCAAATTGAAGcagtttaaatttaatatacaaaCTCATCTGTTGTGAATGGTATTTGAGAGAGTATTCTTGTAAATGGGGTTAGAAACAAATTTTTTCCAGGTCGGTAGATTTTTCTCTAATTTAGAGTCTTTCACCGTATTCacagttttattgttttattttaatttttttctattatctTCTTATTTCTGTAGTAGTAGtgagagattttttttcaaCACGTAATCCACGTGCTTTATGCAATTAGGCCTCAActattttcaaaagaagaaggaaaagaaaaaagcttAGATTAGATTGACCAACATTTTGATGAGACCATCTTACCATTTGCATATTAAATCACATTCAATAATATTTCGTCACAAAACCAGGTGCTCTTTTTTCTAACATGATTTAGTGCTTATTATTATatacaattttagaaattttgtaGCACACATGAAACTTATTAAAAGACTTTATAAAGATATATCACCTTTGTTTGtctcaaaaataaataaataataaagacatttcaaatatataaataaataaatatataattgttaGTGGATATCTTTTTCGACTAAGGATCAACCTTTATATTTTATGACACTTCAACGGATCTCAAACTCTTTATCATTAATTTTTGTACCATGTAAATATATTAAGGTtgaattacaagtttaatttgTTCACGACCTGAAAGTATTTAGTTaaaagatttttaaatttttaatcttgCGTATGTTAGTATATCCCGTCTTTAATCTTTgagcttttaattttatttatttattatatgtcctataaatatatattatatattaaattcaaatcttgtgtttaatatatatattttttaaaacggGTCTGGTAGAACattaactttcaaatttgtgttCATAAGAAaacattgaaaatttaagagatttattaatataaaatgtaaGGTCCAtttgataacttttttttttgtttttgtttattaaaattaagttttcaaaaagttgttttttttttttttttagaattttgctaagaattcaattattataattaaaaaagatgcaaatcgtTGTAAGAAATATGTATGAAATAgacttagttttaaaaaacaaaaaaaaaataaaaataaatggttaccaaatagggTCTAAAATTTTGAGAGTAGaaatcttttaaaaagttgaaGAATCTATTTAATTACAAGTACAAAAAATGCATCTCCTTCGCTCGCATGCgatagttctactatgatacAAGACAATCGAAGTCTCTACCACCCTACAGATCTCAATCTAACGACGTGGAACCACACAAGGATCTACTTAATTATGATTTTCtacatatataatcgaaataaTTAGGTCTAATTACacaattatctatttttctttttttaccaCAATAGCCTAATGTGTTATTGTTTTACACaattttcaaactcaatttaTCTTTTCAACCCTAtgattataaagaaaattttaacattatattaataaaccttaatattatattcatagAGTCAAATTCCACTTCACATTTTTCTTATAGTATATATTCTTAAGACTCGGTAAccaatttatttgttatttttggtCTTTTCTAAAAATCATGAGTATGTTTTCTTACAATTTCTTTACCATAGTGTCATTATCCATAACtaaacaatcaaatatttaactaaaaatttttaaaaacaattaaaaaaatgcgtatgactttttttaattttcagaaatTAGACTTGATTTACGAGtttgatttttagaaaaataacaaaacaaattttcataggtaggacattaaataaataacaaaacaaggAAACAATATGTTAGGTAATGTATTTACGaggttaattttcataaacaagtatataaagtttataaaatcaatcaagaaaaaaaaaacaaattttttttagtaataaattATTAAGTTGTATAAGAAAGACTTAAACCTCCGACCTTAATTAAAAAAGTGCATTgtggaagaaaaaaataataatttacaaaaacaaaaaacaaaaaaaaaaaacgtgtaAAAGGACATAAATATTTAATCACATGTTATAAGACACTCcttattttattgtaatttcTTATTTATATTTGGTAACGAAAGTTTCTCTCGTCTTTCAACTATATCAACCTCTAAAAAAAACCTCTAATTTATGAATTTGTAATAATTCTACATAAAATGATAAAAGGgaaattattgataaaattcGCAGGTCAATTTGATCGgcatatatcaaaataaaataccaGGTTCCTCAAAAGTGTtcaattttcttaaataataaTCATGAATTGCATTATTAAACtttgtttcaaaataatatGGCAGAAAAACAAATACTTCACCATCCATTTTATCTTTATTAATCTATTTATTCAGTTTTCTTTTACAAGGAATAAACAAATTATATGTTCTAAAAGacgggaaaaagaaaatagtagaAATTGTATTTATTCCTTAGCCATTAAATAATTCCAAAAGTGTTCATGCACCCAGCCGTGGaactatattaaatattagataATACACCTTAAAggcttaaatttattttatacctatttttacaatttttttccttttattagattattttttagGGTACTTTCGTTGAAATTGGTctgatatttaattataattaaacaaccatattaaaattagattagTATCTAAACCAAACAATTGGTCACAAAAGTATTTTGAAATCACTGGTTCATGAACTTcctataataattttttttttttttttttttaaatgtagcTTGGGGAGTAGATAAAATCATACGACAGTTTGATTCTATCCAAATTGTGAAAATCTTAGAAATTTATAATCAATAATATAAATGTATGTTTTGATTGGTATTGATAAATGTTATTTGCCTTAATTCTAAAGTGCATTTATTCTCACGTTTATAGTCACTAtatgattttcattttgttaataATATCTATAAGAGATTACATATATTTTAACATAtgagtttaattatataatttaagtGAGCACAGTTCAACGATAATTATCAAGTATTCCATTTCTCGAAAGGTTGTTGGAGGTTCAAATTTCCAAACCCCActtgttatataataaataataataatattatatataaataacaaGTGGTAAGTGTTTCGCTTTGgtagaaaattataaattttctattaaaGCAAATATTTATAAGGTTGTGGATGGAAGTACATTTGtgataataataacaattaccATTTTCTTAGTAGAACGAATGTGgaaatagaaattttaaatcatttggtAGTTGTTTTATTTCTCGTTTTTTGTTTCTAGTTGGTTTTTTATAATAAGCAAGAGTGTTAATTAATTgtttctattttcatttctcatttttataaCTGAATTTTAAAACAATGTACTTATTTCTagtaaggtttttttttttttaaaaaaaatataaatagaaaagtttaaaaataaagttaacATAAGAAttttttaatactttattttaataaaatttcatctaaaacttttagattttaaatttaaaattttgaagaacaaaacaaatgaaataattatcattgtttttttttcaataaatgaaaatactaaaaaataaacGACAAACTAATCGTGTGTTTATTAGAAAAAGCATCTTGTACCTTAAAATCTAAAGTATACCTCATGTTATCAAATATACTgggtaaagttttttttttcttttctttttaaaaaaatatttttaatcatttaaaattaattttaacgtgtaaaatttgaagatgtattttgaaataattttaaatcgaataaaaatgattttaaccatgTTAAAATTATTTCCAAAcacaatttattttcttttcttttcttttattttattttttttttaaaaaaggaaggTTGTTGCAGGAACAACGTAAGGGTAAAAGgggaaaatggtggaataatgATTCCCACTCATATAAAGTAATGCGGCGCCACTTTTTTGGCTTTTGAGtagttttttctcttttactaTTCCATATTAACAATGTGATGAATAAGCTTGTCGagtttgagttttctttttcattttaattttgtttggaCTTAGATCTCTAACATcttctttaagaaaaaaaaaacattattgcATTCTTTgcaacaaaataagaaaatggTAGTTTTAACTTTAacgaatatatttattaaagaaaatatctGTCACATAGAACACGATTATGTAATAAAAGTGTACATTTACAACTTTGAACAGTAAATTGAATGAATTATTTAGGTTTACCattgaaaattttgactaaTATGTCTGTGATATTCGTGtgtaaattatatgaattactTATGTTTACTATCGAAATAATTTTGTGATATTTGTGCGTAAATTGATTAATATATTAATGTTTTAGAAttcaatgataaaaaaaaaaaggcataaGAAGTCATTCTTACCATCTATGTCACTTTAACTGATCAAAATATTCGatgtaaaaaaggaaaaaaaaatgatcaaataTTCTTTTAGAATATATGGTTGAAATATAGGTACAGGAATTAAAGACCACACTTAGCACAATGTTAAAATGGTATTTTCTAGAGATATGTCAATGTGGGCGGTCAATCTTGTCTCTACTTGACCTACACAAATAAAACTGCCATATTTCATCAAGCAGGGAAGAAACTTctatacttttatttttgtatatcttattctctctttttttaaaagaaaaaaatagattcaatagatatttttgtattttaaatgtAATGCAACTTTTACTTAACCATATCAAATTGTTTATCTAAATACATCAGTTTAAGTAAGCAACATAGCaccataaataaaataaaactcgtGCTAATGGCCTTACTTGAATAGGATCGTTTTTATAGGTTGTACAATTGTAtctttgagttttaaaaaacaaaacgtATGTCGAAGAATTTTagttatcattattattttgaaggaTGTGATGAATGGTTGTTATAtatgaaatacattaaaaaaaaaaaaaaaaatcattatttttcaattcttttatgtattttaatCTATTTAGAAAGTAAACGGAGAAAAATAAGCTACTTTCCCTCTATCTTCCTATCaaacattcaaaagaaaatgaaaggaaaaagagaatgGAATAAAATCTAGATGATTTTTTGTGTCAGTTCATCTAAGATAATTTAGTCAGGATTTACTTGGTGAGAGTATTTTGGATTTTTGAGGTTCTTCATATATTGTCTTCACATTGAGAGACTACTTTTAATACAATGATAATGAAAAAATTCAAACCATAAACTTTGCCAAACATTTCAAGATTAATTCAATagcttaagaaaagaaaagggaaaaaaaaaatggacatCTTAGAGGCATTTTATTCCCACCAAAATTGATGTGTTTATTGACCGATTTACCcatcaattaaatttatattaaacttaatactaatttaatatgtattttgtatcatttctttttttgaaatagCAAAGGcatttttatgtattttgtaTCATTATATAAAGcaatttgataatattttattttcattttttgtttttgaaaatcatgTTTTCTCAACAGTTCTTTAAACACATTTGACTGTTTTAATAGACAATCTGAACAGGACAGTGATAGATCGAAATGCAGGGAAACTCCAGTTATCAGTAGCCGGACACTAATTCAGTATTCCGTGCACGGCCATGGCAAAGTTTCTCTCAGATATTGCAGGCATCGCCATTGGCCAAATTGTAGGGCTTCTATAGATTTGACAGCAAGAACACGCAGTAGTCTTCGATGTTTTATTGGCGAGTTGGATTTGAGAATTCAAGTGTGTTATTTGAACTCTACACAGAGAGCCACTAACTTGGCTAACGGCCGGCCAtattgaaaacaacttatagcGCCAGTCCCTGTAATATGCAAACTGAAACTCATTATATTCAATGCTCCATATTTTCCAATTGAATCAAAAGAGTGCACAAGCAGATGTAAGGCGTTGCACAGTTATACAGATGGTAAAGTTAACATATCTAAACTCTATTTAAACTTTCCTTGACAACATTGGTTTGTATTTAGTATAAACAACAAACTATTCGAACAGAAACTATGTGATCGAAAAAGTGAAATCTGCTTCCTACGCCATTTGAAGTTCCTACTTTCAGATCATTAAGTAGTGAATAATATGTTGAGAATTACAGATTTGGAAACCAAGAGCATGTTTAGTAATATCCAAAATATGTACcttcattaagaaaatgataAGTTTGAAATACTTGGATGTCAGAAGTGCAATGTCCTAATAATTCAAATATGATCAAGAACCTTAGCGCCATGAAGGGATTGACTAATAGGCCATCAAGTTAATCATGGATTGGGCAGCGACTGACAGGTCTCAAGCTCCTTGATACCAAACACCATGAGGGAATTATTTGGTTTTGTGGAGCTGACTCCGCGTTATGCATTCAAGTGTTGGCAAACCTGACAAAAGCGTTTGGAGGAAGTACATTATGGTTAGTGTTTGATGCCCATAGAGAATAAGTAGAAATTGTGGTCAGATAACCTCATCCACAAGAATTCTATGAAGAAAATCTTGATAGAAAACAATATTAGATTAGTGAGCACATACACAGGATGAACTTATAAAATATGATCTTAGTCGAACAATAAGGTAGAGTACTAAAAGAAATATCAATCAAATGAATTCAACATATATGTGAAATAAAAAGGTATACGTAATGTCATGTAATGAGCAGGAAATAAAATCATACTACAATGTGAAAGGCATTGCATGTAAGAAAATATTTGGAAACAATGATATaggaaattaaacaaattaaaaagatatgTGGATATAACGATATGGAGAAAATGGGAAGTGACAGAAGAAACTCATGCTATACCTGCCGTTCTGATTGCAGACAAATAAGACCATTAACTGTTCGCTAGTTCTAGGATAGCATTCCTGGCCTCATTAAGAGCATTTGTACAATAAACATCCGTCACCCATATATTATGAGACTCCATCAACCCTGGTTCCATCATGTGTTCCTTTAACAGACTTTGAACAGCCTCTGAATCCAACTGACTCCCAATGAGAGTCTACAAAAGTGCAAAACATGTTATACAAACATTGACTAAGTAAAGAAGACGCTTTGCCACGTCAAGTTATAGTTCATGGAATAATGGAATATAAACTCACCCAAACGGCACCAAGACATGAATTCACTAATATGAACTTGAGAAGATTCTCATCCGCACTGCTGAGTGCACCATCTGAAGCAAGAGAAATATCAAGGTCTTGACAAGAATTGAGGACTGACCCACAACTTCTCACAATAATTCTACCACGGTTCTTCAGAACCTTGCCCAGATGATAGCTTGCAGTGGCACGGGAGTTATGGGTCATCCCAGTCCATTTTGATGTCCAGTCAATGTTCTTAAAAGCTAAATGTGGAAGTGGATCGTGCAGCCGCAACAAAGCTGCTGCTCTTTCACCACTAGCCCAGCAGTTGCATCTGGATGAACCATCATCTgatgaaaatttcaaaagatagGATAATTATCAAAAGACATAGCATGATTTCTCCACatagaaataaaagttaatagaataattataaaaaaatatggcATGATTTCTCCACATAGAAATAAAAATTCAGAACGGAAGTTCAGGTATGTGAcccaaatattattaaattataccAACTTCCATTTGTAAAGACTTGTGAATTATGTGGTGAAAAGTTTCACTAGAAAGAGACCTAAATTCCAGAGTTGCATAACATTGATATTTCGTAAAAGATATGGAACAGACCCAACATGAATCCAGCAAGAGGAATCTTTACAAGAGGTTGCCTTTGAGACATTTCAACTTGCAAATTGACGTGATTGATGTTCTCCAGGACTAGAAAATTGACAGCAACAACCTGTTCAAagatttaaaagttaaaaataaacaacaatgaAGCTAAGATCATACATTTTTCAAAGGATGAGCTGAGGCAATGATCACACATAATTGAAGAATATTATGATCTTAGTGGAAAATGAAATGAGGTAATTCTAAAGCAACAACTCTCATGAGATATAGCACAGAGCTTACTCTACAACGGAACTTTGTTAACTTGCAGTGGGAGGAGTTAATCAGTTCAGAAAATAGTTGCAAAGAAACAGTGTCTGAATATGAGACAATGTCAGGATTCTTCTCAGTAAATGAAGGATCAAGTACCCTAAAAGAATTGATATCTATGAAAGATAGCGGAGTCAACATCAATCTCCCTAGATCCCTGCAAAACCTATATATCATGTTTAAGAAACGGTATATTGTGACAAGATGCAAGCAAGATATAGAAACCATATCACAAGtcaaaagagatagaacagaaaACTTTTAAATGATTTCAACATCCATGCTGCACCCCTCTCGAAAAAGGCTACAAATTTGACAAACCACATTGACCAAACAACTAAATGGTGGAAAAATggtataaaatagaaaataaacaataatgttTTGTGCATAAAGAACTTATAGTTGATGTTTGGGACAAATAGTGGAGTTGTGAAGGCTGGAAAGTTGTAAAATTGGTGAGGCCACAGTGTAAGTATTTAATAAAgcataaaattgatgttttttagtCATGGAACCCACAAATTCCTTGGACTAAATGGGGAatggagttcacaactccacTTTCCCCAACTAACTCATTGGGCCAAACACCCCCACAGTGAATTAGTGATGTAGAGAACAAGCTCCAAATAACAACTTCGTCAAAGGTCAAGGTAAGTAGAATGCCACATAGTTCTGACACACTTATACATCAAGATGTGAAGTGAAgggtttataaatttaaatcttGACCCTTGTAATGTGGTCTTCCAATTTAACCCGGTACATATGTTAGAAAACAATCTTTTATCGTGTAACAATGGATGGTTTTTTTTCGTCATGACAGACGACACATTTTGGCGGAGTACTTAGAAGAAGTTCACTTATCACAAACTTCAGTACCCAATATCACATCattagaaaatacaaaaaataaaaattgttgatAAAGAGGACTAACATGCAGGAGATTTATTCACAAATACATGCAGTGTCTGGAGGAACAAGAATATAAAAGTAAATATAAAATTACACAATACCCAAGCTCTAAAACTCGGTGGAAAGTTGCACTCACGCCAGGTCCGAATCCAACGGGTAAAGCATGATTCTTCAGATAACCAAAAATTTTCACCTAGAAAATCAGAAGCCAAAACACAATTGGCATTAAAGTGTAGATGGTATTTTATATAGGAAAACAAAGTTCAGAGCGCATGATACAGCAAGACATACAATTTGGTCCTCCATCAGAAGATGAATGCAAGTGCTTTTTGCACCCATAGAGAATCTGCACTGGCTACCTTCTTTAATACTTTGACATCTAAAATCAGAATCGATGCAACTTTGACAATCATGAACTGCAACCACATGACCTTTCACGGATGATAAGTTTCCTTCAGGAAACAGACAGTCAGATCCATGGAAAACAGAGGTTTGCATGTCTGATGATGTCACGTCTCTATAACAAGGAGAACTTTTGCCGATCTCTTCAGGTTTTAAAACTTTGTTTGAATTTTCTTCCTGTTTTTCAAGATCAACCACCAAAATATCTTTTGCATTTGCAGGAAGATGAAGATAGATATCTGAAAAGGATCCGTAATTCAGATCAATTTGATCTCCTGAAATCACACCATCACAGACGGGAAAGTCATTGAACTGGGTGTCATTCAATTCAGTACTATGGAGGATATCATTACCAAAAGTGAATGAGATGTTCCATAAATGAGAACTTGAAGTTACAATAAATTTTTGGCTTTTGACACAAATGCTTTCCTCTATGTTGAACAAAGAATGTTCTTTGTTACATTTTGTGATGTAGTAACTGCCAATCTGTAGGAACTGAAATGTTGGTGAAAGCAAATTATTGCCTTTATACTGATagcaaaaatggaaaaaaattatatatatgtatgcgAGAAAATAACCAATGTGCAATAATGACAATACACACCTGATATTTAAAAAGACTTTCAGGTTGAATCTCTAACAAAATCTTTTGAGCACTTAATCTGGAACCACTGCCACTACTTGGTCTGGTTCTTGTGTTGTACAGGAAACCTAGCATGTATTGGCTACTATGATCTGAACTCCTAACGGTAGCATCACAAGAAATTCTGTGAAGGCTCAAGTTGCAACGTTTCTGTTCCTCATTAGGTACTTTGTAACAAGTGCAACAACCATTAAACCTACAGCTAGACTCATTGAAGTCACGAGCTATATCTGAACCTTCTACCCTCCCTGGTGGATCATCAAATTTAAGTCTCTTATCAACGTGTTTCTGATCACTTGCAGTTCCAACATCTTCCCTCTGCTGCTTCATTGAAGCctttgttgaataatttttctctctttcagtAAGAAATAAATTCCAAGGATGGAGGACAGCCTCAACGAACATGCTTGATGTGTTTAGTGCCAAATGTTTTCCTTGAAACTAGGATGATGCACAAAGACATGTACTAAGAATGGGATAACCCTTTAACGGAACAATTAATGTCGGAactaatcttctttttcttctgccCTTAGTCTTATTAACCTTGTCAATACCATGAGCTATAACTTATACAAACAATGATAGAAGAGAATAAATTATGAAAGCTAAAGCATTTGAAAGGTAAGGCAGTGTTCTATGAGTAACAGAACAACAGAGAAAAAGTTTACAAGCTTCTATTAGGAGAATAACAAATgtctccaaaaagaaaaagaaaaaaatatattggacTCTACCTTTCGTGACACGGGAAACTTGTGTGTTACTTCTAGCAGGTTATAAGTTCCACTTTCGAATATCACAAGATCAGATCCATTGTCATCGCAAGAATATGAGGGAAGTTTTTTGCAGGTTGCATTTCTGTATTGAAAATAAACGTAAATTGCTATGCTAAGATCTCTTTCTAATGAGATGCTCTGAAAAAAACTCCGGCATGAGAATGGCCGATTGGTCAAATAGTTCTCCATTTGTGGAATGCCTTCAACGACCACAATATACTTCGATACCTGAATGGGCAAGATGGACAAAGAGTGTGACTGCATAAAATCTAAAATCATCATGAACATAAATGGCAATCACCCAACAACAGGCAGCTAAAAAACCACACCTCGATAGCTAAACTGACCAAAACTTACCTCATATATGGCATCGACATTCCAAGTTGACGGAAGGTCTGGTATGATAACATCAATACCTCCAGTTGCATCAACCAACTGCAATCTTCCAGAATACGTGGAAATCTGGAAAGTTAATGCATATTTAGATAACATGAAGTGCATCATTTCTTCAAAACTATATTTAACAACACACTTTgcg
This region includes:
- the LOC120086490 gene encoding CST complex subunit CTC1 isoform X4 — protein: MEDLNVLTISELIQGGLPLTGASNLHQSSPCNSLPTEFLQSNPRPATYSSPAESNPDPKVLTSLKYSAIIIGTLYLPTNAPGPSIVRPSCRCPSNNCFQFTDGSATICCDILDIDIRMIGKEIRVLSWNFIPLRSAGGFLEIIKWDFLSPSRVPQCPDVDPVLLDIGQRNLQTNGESDSSAGTKNLRGFMVQIMICECRSCTSKEPMSLPDNSVRELNTHSFVKPTIVYLCGSASSWHPVLTKFVGLGFITFLGLKKKLVSIGKAESCLMYVSSEKSSLHLSRLSRIRLPCKRSAIKGKGECGSYTGIIKGVYMQGMLLELENEVWVLLTDHFLSPPHSLRVGAIISVRNAHFVSPRFPWSKLLILGTCVKTSIFVQLFSPLETKCHVLSKSRSMLGKFIHTLPFSARLWVLILISSFRKMFAGVLSEKEILGSKHNEGLVQMYAKLHLPMSIYRYQHGSVMKLYEHDSCGCGSEPCNINLETVVPVSALIFYCNFTCMRSIRLKNEKVIMNEYNQLYHFRLLPREGRSSHQTTRKIYRSQDIGFVLVGSLKISTYSGRLQLVDATGGIDVIIPDLPSTWNVDAIYEVSKYIVVVEGIPQMENYLTNRPFSCRSFFQSISLERDLSIAIYVYFQYRNATCKKLPSYSCDDNGSDLVIFESGTYNLLEVTHKFPVSRKFQGKHLALNTSSMFVEAVLHPWNLFLTEREKNYSTKASMKQQREDVGTASDQKHVDKRLKFDDPPGRVEGSDIARDFNESSCRFNGCCTCYKVPNEEQKRCNLSLHRISCDATVRSSDHSSQYMLGFLYNTRTRPSSGSGSRLSAQKILLEIQPESLFKYQFLQIGSYYITKCNKEHSLFNIEESICVKSQKFIVTSSSHLWNISFTFGNDILHSTELNDTQFNDFPVCDGVISGDQIDLNYGSFSDIYLHLPANAKDILVVDLEKQEENSNKVLKPEEIGKSSPCYRDVTSSDMQTSVFHGSDCLFPEGNLSSVKGHVVAVHDCQSCIDSDFRCQSIKEGSQCRFSMGAKSTCIHLLMEDQIVKIFGYLKNHALPVGFGPGVSATFHRVLELGFCRDLGRLMLTPLSFIDINSFRVLDPSFTEKNPDIVSYSDTVSLQLFSELINSSHCKLTKFRCRVVAVNFLVLENINHVNLQVEMSQRQPLVKIPLAGFMLDDGSSRCNCWASGERAAALLRLHDPLPHLAFKNIDWTSKWTGMTHNSRATASYHLGKVLKNRGRIIVRSCGSVLNSCQDLDISLASDGALSSADENLLKFILVNSCLGAVWTLIGSQLDSEAVQSLLKEHMMEPGLMESHNIWVTDVYCTNALNEARNAILELANS